Below is a genomic region from Triticum dicoccoides isolate Atlit2015 ecotype Zavitan chromosome 5A, WEW_v2.0, whole genome shotgun sequence.
ATCCCTCCCAACTTCTGGATAATAACCTGTAGGCAACCACAAAGAAGGCCCTGCAGATCGCTCCGCTTCTCCCTCTCATCAGTTGACAACTTCCCCGCTTCAAGTGTATTATGGAGTTCCATCATAATCACAGGTACTAGCTGCATAACGATAGGAGCTGTCTCCTCAGTGGAGCACCTGACAACTTCATTTAGAGTCTCATAAGCTGCAGTACGCAGCCTGGATTCACCAGCATCCTCTCTGTGACTGGTCACAAGAAGGCTCTGAACAATATCTTGAAAGAAAGGGGATAATGGTGACGCCGATCCAGCATCAACATAGCCTTGAGCAAGGAAATAGAGTGCCCCACATGCCTTTTCTGCCACATTTGGGACATCCTTCATGCTTTGAAGCAGCACAGTCAGTATTTGCTGGCAGTTCTCAGCTGTAATGACAGGAGCAGTTTCAAGTGCAGAACCATGAAGAAACTCGAATATTCTTCCAAGGGTCCAAGCAGTTGTGTCCTTCACATGGTTATTTGGGTCCTTTACTAAGGCAGACAGCATAAAATTCAAGGCGACATTAACTAGAGGGGTCAGTTTATCAGCTGATGGACCCTCCAAAATGGAACCAAAAGCATATGTTGCAGCCTCTCTGTGTCTCCATTcaggttttgttatgttctcctcaACGAAAGGCATCACAAGAGGAACAATATCATCCCCAACAGTCCTCGCCACCAGGCCCAAACAAGTACCCCCAGCCATTGCAAGATTCCAAGCACCTTCATCCAAGTCTTGGTCATCCTCCTGTTTGAGGAGAGTCTCCAGCAGCATTGGCACTAGGGCAGGAAGAGCTTGCTTGATAAAATAGTAGCAAGGAACATCAGAATCAGCTGTAAATTCACTACTGTACTCGTCCAAAATGTCGATTTCCTCATCACATATGGAACTCCAGAATTCCATGGCCTGAAGTGCAACCGACTCCTCATCTCCCCTCACAGCCTTTGCAGTGATATTAAATATATCCTGCATGTATGTGGCCAGCTTATCGTAATAAGTTGATGAAATAGCCACCAAACACTCAAAGGCAGCCTGTCTTATCTTCACATCTGGTGACTGTGTTGCTTCACAGACGACTCTCATGATATAATCACGCTCCATGTCATTGGAGAAATTAACCTGAGCAAAGCCCAATGCATTATACAATGCTCGTGTGGCTGCAAGCCTCACTTCAGAGTTCCCTTCAGAAGCATTCATACCCTGAACAACAGCTGTAAGTATCTTGTTGACTTGGTCTTGGTCGACAGCTTCAGGAGAAACTTCCTCGCATAAATAGCCAAGTGTCTCAAGCGTTGCCTGCTTGACGTTTGGCTGTACCTGATGTATGTTTGATAGCAATGATCCTATAAGCTCGGGCCATTGCTTTTGAGGGATCTCAATGCCAGCAATCTTTGCGATGACTTGAGAAGATGTAGATCTGGCACTTGCAACAGGA
It encodes:
- the LOC119299844 gene encoding importin subunit beta-1-like — encoded protein: MSLDVTQILLSAQSADGSIRKHAEESLKQFQEQNLPGFLLSLSTELATNEKPEESRRLAGLILKNALDAKEQHRKNELFQRWLALDAGVKAQVKALLLQTLSSPVASARSTSSQVIAKIAGIEIPQKQWPELIGSLLSNIHQVQPNVKQATLETLGYLCEEVSPEAVDQDQVNKILTAVVQGMNASEGNSEVRLAATRALYNALGFAQVNFSNDMERDYIMRVVCEATQSPDVKIRQAAFECLVAISSTYYDKLATYMQDIFNITAKAVRGDEESVALQAMEFWSSICDEEIDILDEYSSEFTADSDVPCYYFIKQALPALVPMLLETLLKQEDDQDLDEGAWNLAMAGGTCLGLVARTVGDDIVPLVMPFVEENITKPEWRHREAATYAFGSILEGPSADKLTPLVNVALNFMLSALVKDPNNHVKDTTAWTLGRIFEFLHGSALETAPVITAENCQQILTVLLQSMKDVPNVAEKACGALYFLAQGYVDAGSASPLSPFFQDIVQSLLVTSHREDAGESRLRTAAYETLNEVVRCSTEETAPIVMQLVPVIMMELHNTLEAGKLSTDEREKRSDLQGLLCGCLQVIIQKLGGMESTKFAFLQYADQMMDLFLRVFACRNATVHEEAMLAIGALAYAAGSNFAKYMAQFYQYLEMGLQNFEEYQVCAITVGVVGDLCRALEDKILPYCDGIMTQLLKDLSSNQLHRSVKPPIFSCFGDIALAIGENFEKYLIYAMPMLQSAADLSAHTTATDDEMLDYTNQLRNGILEAYSGILQGFKSSPKTQLLMPYAPHILQFLDALHNGKDMDDSVMKTAIGVLGDLADTLGVNAGPLINQSTSSKQFLDECLSSDDPLVKESADWARIAISRAVSG